The Bos javanicus breed banteng chromosome 18, ARS-OSU_banteng_1.0, whole genome shotgun sequence genome has a segment encoding these proteins:
- the THAP11 gene encoding THAP domain-containing protein 11, whose amino-acid sequence MPGFTCCVPGCYNNSHRDKALHFYTFPKDAELRRLWLKNVSRAGVSGCFSTFQPTTGHRLCSVHFQGGRKTYTVRVPTIFPLRGVNERKVARRPAGAAAARRRQQQQQQQQQQQQQQQQQQPSPSASTAQTTQLQPNLVSASAAVLLTLQAAVDSSQAPGTVPPVPTTPTGEDVKPIDLTVQVEFAAAEGAAAAAAASELEAATAGLEAAECPMGPQLVVVGEEGFPDTGSDHSYSLSSGTTEEELLRKLNEQRDILALMEVKMKEMKGSIRHLRLTEAKLREELREKDRLLAMAVIRKKHGM is encoded by the coding sequence ATGCCTGGATTTACGTGCTGCGTGCCGGGCTGCTACAACAACTCGCACCGGGACAAGGCGTTGCACTTCTACACGTTTCCCAAGGACGCTGAGCTGCGGCGCCTCTGGCTCAAGAATGTGTCCCGTGCCGGCGTCAGCGGGTGCTTCTCCACCTTCCAGCCCACCACGGGCCACCGTCTCTGCAGCGTTCACTTCCAGGGCGGCCGCAAAACCTACACTGTGCGAGTCCCCACCATCTTCCCACTGCGCGGCGTAAACGAGCGCAAAGTAGCACGCAGACCCGCGGGGGCCGCAGCCGCCCGCcgcaggcagcagcagcagcagcaacagcagcagcagcaacagcaacagcagcagcagcagccgtcgCCGTCCGCTTCCACTGCCCAGACCACTCAGCTGCAGCCTAACCTGGTATCTGCTTCTGCGGCTGTGCTCCTCACCCTTCAGGCCGCTGTAGACAGCAGCCAGGCTCCAGGAACCGTGCCGCCGGTGCCCACCACTCCCACGGGAGAAGACGTTAAGCCCATCGACCTGACGGTGCAAGTGGAGTTCGCGGCCGCAGAGggcgcagccgccgccgccgctgcgtCGGAGCTAGAGGCTGCTACAGCAGGGCTGGAGGCCGCCGAGTGCCCCATGGGCCCACAGTTGGTGGTGGTGGgcgaagagggcttccctgatactgGCTCCGACCACTCGTACTCGTTGTCGTCAGGCACCACGGAGGAGGAGCTCTTGCGCAAGCTGAACGAGCAGCGGGACATCCTGGCGCTAATGGAAGTGAAGATGAAAGAGATGAAGGGCAGCATCCGTCACCTGCGTCTCACCGAGGCCAAGCTCCGCGAAGAACTTCGCGAGAAGGATCGGCTGCTGGCCATGGCTGTCATCCGCAAGAAGCACGGAATGTAA